One Brevibacillus choshinensis genomic window carries:
- a CDS encoding BTAD domain-containing putative transcriptional regulator, with product MNTPQVSITKITPPKPKPYVLRRPSLAKKLRLLHHVPLCVVHAATGYGKTMTVAAYLHDAKLDTSWYFLTEEDLQLSVFLYGLVESVRRVYPGFGKSIVSSLAMSTDEEREPERLAELFVREWHKLDPDHGHMIVLDDYPHMEPSSQVDTFVRKLAGKLPHQLKLIILSRYKFCWPELELWKARGECLAITAEDLIFSREDTEALFQDEYDVWLTAEEWERIDHVSRGWVLSLRFLGEKMSAGASVAESLRDLARLVHLLEAEVWLRLDEQLQLFLLKAAVLEEFEEEDCRQIIGEEGVGLLSHVYRLNLFIQVDSQGKHSFHPLFHRLLASKLASNRELYLQVNEAAALWYRRKGEEGKAFEHLQLAEKWDVLGEWLCHASERLLTEGKLDILYHWITLLPDAIKEDKHSLWFYQAEVERYRCHYIKAFGSYEHFLTLCRGKHDLAGQCRGLEGMARVHLDSVQGVRAETLLKQAIELLPPAEQGLEMAPRLFRLLAEIYTNRGDAKQAAEWYRRSQELEQMTEVELESRLLFRTGRLQSSIELLEQKSLVERNKHPKLTRSYRETSLLLSFVYALNGEWEKGWQAAETAIELGRAANSPFVEANGYVRKAHAALISQQLPAEEIRVLYEKGLVMMEELQSTRGKSETLLGLTLLHGREKSLDLALQYGKRGMQETEAMRDDWLNSLVRMAIGMAYAAYGKDQEALDMFRDCAERLSLCGDSYGVATCQLWLSFLAYRSKQWELFVPAVTQALSLMQSGEYLFLLQRPTMLTLQDVQQLMPVLIEAERRQVYSDYVSQLLNDLGLQNVTFHPGYTLRIQTLGQFRVWLGEQELSEKAWQRGTAKLLFQLLLTKRQHLLAREEIMNRLWADSDEESAIRDFKVALNALNKALEPNRAARAETFFIQRHGSSYGFNLASGYHIDVEEFERLVTLGMAQPDPAQGAILLEKGLSYYQGDYLPECRYDDWCVEERERLQVLFLRGAERVAKIRLEDNRLEGVIRWCEAILRVDDCWEEAYRLLMTAYYRLNNRAQAIRWYEKCVAKLQEQLGVAPMAATQETYQIIMTQ from the coding sequence ATGAATACACCACAGGTCTCGATCACAAAGATTACCCCGCCAAAGCCAAAGCCATACGTGCTAAGACGCCCGTCTTTGGCGAAAAAGCTTCGTTTGCTGCATCACGTTCCACTTTGCGTCGTGCATGCAGCTACCGGCTACGGGAAAACAATGACGGTCGCAGCCTATTTGCATGACGCCAAACTGGACACGAGCTGGTACTTCCTCACAGAAGAGGATCTGCAGCTGTCTGTTTTTTTGTACGGGTTGGTGGAAAGTGTACGCCGGGTGTATCCCGGGTTTGGGAAATCCATCGTAAGCAGCCTCGCTATGTCTACCGATGAGGAACGGGAGCCGGAGCGTCTAGCGGAGCTGTTCGTGCGAGAGTGGCACAAGCTCGATCCGGATCACGGCCACATGATTGTTTTGGACGACTATCCGCATATGGAACCGAGCAGCCAGGTAGATACCTTTGTCCGGAAACTGGCTGGAAAGCTTCCGCATCAACTCAAGCTGATCATTTTGTCCCGCTACAAATTTTGTTGGCCAGAGCTGGAGCTGTGGAAGGCGCGGGGGGAATGCCTGGCAATCACGGCAGAAGATCTGATATTTTCCAGGGAAGACACGGAAGCGCTCTTTCAGGATGAATATGATGTGTGGCTGACTGCTGAAGAATGGGAACGAATCGACCATGTCTCGCGTGGCTGGGTATTGTCCCTGCGTTTTTTAGGAGAGAAAATGTCCGCCGGCGCATCGGTAGCCGAGAGCCTGCGGGATTTGGCTCGCCTGGTTCATTTACTGGAAGCGGAAGTGTGGCTGCGACTGGATGAGCAGCTTCAATTGTTTTTGCTGAAAGCAGCGGTCCTCGAAGAATTCGAAGAGGAAGACTGCCGTCAGATTATTGGTGAAGAAGGCGTTGGCTTGCTTTCCCATGTCTACCGGCTCAATTTGTTCATCCAGGTTGATTCCCAGGGGAAGCATTCCTTTCATCCGCTGTTTCATAGGCTGCTGGCGAGCAAACTCGCATCGAATCGTGAATTGTATCTGCAAGTGAACGAAGCAGCTGCCCTCTGGTACAGACGAAAGGGAGAAGAGGGAAAAGCCTTTGAACATCTCCAATTGGCTGAAAAGTGGGATGTGCTGGGAGAATGGCTGTGTCATGCGTCCGAGCGACTGCTGACTGAGGGCAAGCTGGATATCCTGTATCACTGGATCACGCTGTTGCCGGATGCCATCAAAGAAGACAAGCACTCGCTGTGGTTTTACCAGGCAGAGGTCGAACGCTATCGCTGTCATTATATTAAAGCATTTGGATCGTACGAGCATTTTCTCACGCTGTGCCGGGGCAAACACGATTTGGCCGGGCAATGTAGAGGGCTGGAAGGAATGGCGCGTGTCCACCTCGACAGCGTTCAAGGAGTGCGGGCAGAAACGCTGTTAAAGCAAGCGATCGAGCTGCTTCCTCCCGCCGAGCAGGGGCTAGAGATGGCACCTCGCCTTTTCCGTCTGTTAGCTGAGATTTATACCAATCGCGGCGATGCGAAGCAGGCTGCTGAGTGGTACAGGCGGAGCCAGGAGCTGGAGCAAATGACAGAAGTGGAACTGGAGTCACGTCTGCTGTTTCGGACAGGACGCCTGCAGTCCTCCATCGAATTATTGGAACAAAAATCGCTGGTGGAGCGAAATAAGCATCCGAAGCTGACCCGATCCTATCGGGAAACCTCACTCTTGCTGTCCTTTGTGTATGCACTGAACGGAGAATGGGAAAAGGGATGGCAAGCGGCGGAAACGGCGATCGAGCTGGGACGGGCGGCCAATTCCCCGTTCGTGGAAGCAAACGGGTATGTGCGCAAAGCCCACGCGGCATTGATCAGCCAGCAGCTGCCTGCCGAAGAAATCCGGGTGCTCTACGAAAAAGGCTTGGTCATGATGGAGGAGCTGCAATCCACCCGTGGAAAGTCGGAGACGTTGCTCGGGCTCACACTGCTCCACGGCAGGGAAAAGTCACTGGATCTGGCCTTGCAGTACGGAAAAAGAGGCATGCAGGAGACAGAGGCAATGCGCGATGACTGGCTAAACAGCTTGGTGCGCATGGCGATCGGGATGGCGTATGCTGCCTATGGCAAAGATCAAGAGGCGCTGGACATGTTCCGAGATTGCGCCGAGCGTCTCAGCCTTTGCGGAGACAGCTACGGGGTCGCCACCTGCCAGCTCTGGCTCAGCTTTTTGGCGTATCGCAGCAAGCAGTGGGAGCTGTTCGTGCCTGCAGTGACTCAGGCGCTCTCCTTGATGCAATCAGGAGAGTACCTCTTTTTACTGCAGCGTCCGACGATGCTTACACTGCAGGACGTCCAGCAGCTGATGCCTGTCCTGATCGAGGCTGAACGGCGTCAGGTCTATTCCGATTACGTCTCGCAGCTGCTCAATGATCTAGGTCTGCAAAACGTGACGTTCCATCCGGGGTATACGCTGCGGATACAAACATTGGGACAGTTCCGCGTCTGGCTGGGAGAGCAGGAGCTGAGCGAAAAAGCGTGGCAGCGCGGAACCGCGAAGCTCTTGTTCCAGCTGCTCTTGACCAAACGGCAGCATCTCTTGGCGCGCGAGGAAATAATGAACAGGCTGTGGGCGGACAGTGATGAGGAATCTGCGATCCGCGACTTCAAAGTGGCTCTCAACGCGCTGAACAAAGCGCTGGAGCCAAATCGAGCGGCACGGGCGGAAACCTTTTTCATTCAACGCCACGGAAGCTCGTACGGCTTTAATCTGGCCTCAGGATACCATATCGATGTCGAAGAATTTGAAAGGCTGGTGACGCTCGGGATGGCACAGCCAGATCCAGCCCAAGGTGCCATCCTTCTCGAAAAAGGACTCAGCTATTACCAGGGTGACTACTTGCCGGAATGCCGTTACGATGACTGGTGTGTCGAGGAGCGGGAGCGATTGCAGGTGCTTTTCCTGCGCGGAGCGGAGCGAGTGGCAAAAATCAGGCTGGAGGACAACCGCTTGGAGGGTGTGATTCGCTGGTGCGAGGCCATTCTGCGAGTCGACGATTGCTGGGAAGAAGCGTATCGACTGCTTATGACTGCCTATTATCGGTTAAACAATCGGGCACAGGCAATTCGCTGGTACGAAAAATGTGTGGCCAAGCTGCAGGAACAACTGGGAGTAGCCCCTATGGCTGCCACGCAGGAGACATATCAAATTATCATGACACAGTGA
- a CDS encoding TetR/AcrR family transcriptional regulator, whose protein sequence is MASSKKDQIAQGALTAFAQYGFSETSMDTIAEVAQVAKGTLYYHFSTKEELFLYVIEKGVKMLIYHVDSVMQKEELSLEDRMMSVLDEHLRFFSENQELCFLLLSFFTGDEQRDQMVGRLLTGYFTTMETYMTDLQQKGHIRADAEIRTVASALFGMIGFTVLRKQFRKEPLQSEAGRLTLRNMLAGILQK, encoded by the coding sequence ATGGCATCGTCAAAAAAAGACCAAATTGCGCAAGGGGCACTTACCGCGTTTGCCCAATACGGATTTAGTGAAACATCGATGGACACGATCGCAGAGGTAGCGCAGGTAGCAAAGGGGACTCTCTATTACCATTTTTCCACGAAAGAAGAGCTGTTCTTGTACGTCATCGAAAAAGGCGTGAAGATGCTGATTTACCATGTAGACAGTGTCATGCAAAAAGAGGAATTGTCGCTGGAAGACCGCATGATGAGTGTGTTGGATGAGCATCTTCGCTTCTTTTCCGAAAATCAGGAACTGTGCTTCCTTCTCTTGAGCTTCTTTACGGGAGACGAACAGAGGGATCAAATGGTGGGAAGGCTTTTGACCGGCTACTTCACGACTATGGAAACCTACATGACCGATTTGCAGCAAAAAGGCCACATACGTGCAGATGCGGAGATTCGGACGGTGGCTTCTGCACTGTTTGGCATGATCGGTTTCACCGTATTGCGCAAGCAGTTTCGCAAAGAACCGCTGCAAAGCGAGGCAGGTCGGCTGACGCTGCGGAATATGCTGGCGGGCATTTTACAAAAGTAA
- a CDS encoding HlyD family secretion protein, with translation MNKRAWIGVAGFAAGVAVLGTVLFGPGVSNVSGQPAGKLSGVIEGTEVDLSFKMGGSIEQLSLVEGDEVKAGQLVATLNSEELLAKKEQAEAAYHLAQVKLEQAKKGVSVTDSSSVAQVEQAQAVVSSAAAQLAANKNGARAEEVSQLKAKVQATETAKQIAATNLERMKKLFAEGAVPQAKVEEAEMQHQQATAENKAAVEQLKMAQSGARSEQIDAAQAQLDQAKAAYNQAVAARGQVGLKELDVKSAEAGVQQAKGALAEIEAYLNNTKLTAPVDGIVKSVAVQKGELVAQGFTVLTIQSKADNYVKFYVNEYALSSVKAGDAVKLYVPALKRDVEAKVVTVAPAADFAVKKATQELGDRDIRSFQVKMLVADSELRPGLTVEWSVEGAGNGE, from the coding sequence ATGAACAAGCGTGCATGGATCGGGGTAGCTGGCTTTGCTGCCGGCGTTGCAGTTTTGGGTACCGTATTATTTGGACCGGGGGTGAGCAATGTATCCGGACAGCCAGCGGGTAAGCTCTCGGGTGTAATCGAGGGAACGGAAGTCGATCTCTCTTTTAAAATGGGGGGTTCCATCGAGCAGCTCTCCCTGGTAGAGGGGGACGAAGTAAAGGCAGGACAGCTGGTTGCGACACTGAACAGCGAAGAGCTGCTGGCGAAAAAAGAACAGGCTGAGGCAGCCTATCATCTCGCGCAAGTGAAGCTGGAGCAGGCGAAGAAGGGCGTCTCCGTGACAGACAGCTCTAGCGTCGCACAAGTGGAACAGGCACAAGCGGTGGTCAGCTCTGCAGCAGCGCAGCTGGCGGCAAATAAAAACGGGGCGCGGGCGGAAGAAGTCTCCCAGCTGAAAGCGAAGGTACAGGCGACAGAGACCGCCAAGCAGATCGCAGCCACCAATCTGGAGCGGATGAAAAAGCTTTTTGCTGAAGGAGCTGTGCCTCAGGCGAAAGTCGAAGAAGCCGAAATGCAGCATCAGCAGGCAACGGCTGAAAACAAAGCGGCTGTCGAACAATTGAAAATGGCGCAATCCGGGGCGAGAAGCGAGCAAATAGACGCAGCGCAGGCACAGCTCGATCAGGCGAAAGCGGCTTACAATCAAGCGGTGGCTGCCCGTGGCCAAGTAGGTCTGAAAGAGCTGGACGTGAAATCGGCTGAGGCTGGCGTACAGCAGGCGAAAGGCGCTCTGGCGGAAATCGAGGCTTATTTGAACAATACGAAGCTGACAGCCCCTGTTGACGGGATCGTGAAATCGGTGGCTGTGCAAAAAGGCGAACTGGTCGCTCAAGGCTTTACCGTACTGACCATCCAATCGAAAGCAGACAACTATGTGAAATTTTATGTAAATGAATACGCGCTGTCTTCCGTAAAAGCGGGAGATGCCGTGAAGCTGTACGTACCTGCCCTGAAGCGCGATGTCGAGGCAAAAGTGGTAACGGTGGCACCGGCAGCAGACTTTGCGGTGAAAAAAGCTACTCAAGAATTAGGAGACCGCGATATCCGCTCCTTCCAGGTAAAAATGCTCGTTGCCGATTCGGAATTGCGTCCGGGACTGACCGTAGAGTGGAGTGTCGAAGGGGCTGGTAACGGTGAGTAA
- a CDS encoding ABC transporter permease, which translates to MSKFSRLFWTEWQNLFTNKTIRTIIFIVPLMYLTLFGFLYSEKKVMHIPTVMVDADQTELSRELYRAFEVDQTFQIGSIVGTEEEAMKLIDKGEANVALIIPPDLEKNVKAGREAEVLTVIDGSNMMISNTAVRAASTVVKTVSAGATLKKLEAHGGWGEEGKNLYTGIDYRYRVLYNPTFSYMSFMVFGLAGTVLQQVLFLGIAISVTQQKEAGTWRQTMENNSFWAITISKILPYFLAGTLNMFIGFTLLLKVFEIPYYGSTVNLMLVASAFNLAVLSIGYAISFFSKDQLQATQTAMLIAVPSFMLSGFTWPFMSMPAAVAAIGKSLPLTYFLHGVREILTKGHGLSAVTSDLLVLGFMTVLGLFAAYVIFILQTRKKMVKTSESAAV; encoded by the coding sequence GTGAGTAAGTTCTCCCGCCTCTTCTGGACAGAGTGGCAAAATCTTTTTACCAATAAAACAATTCGTACGATCATCTTCATCGTTCCTCTGATGTACTTGACGTTGTTTGGCTTTCTCTACAGCGAGAAAAAAGTCATGCACATTCCGACTGTCATGGTCGATGCCGATCAGACGGAACTGAGCCGGGAGCTGTATCGTGCCTTTGAGGTCGATCAGACCTTCCAGATAGGCTCTATCGTAGGAACAGAAGAAGAGGCGATGAAATTGATCGACAAGGGCGAAGCAAACGTCGCCCTGATCATTCCGCCGGATCTGGAAAAGAACGTGAAGGCGGGGCGGGAGGCAGAGGTGCTGACGGTCATCGACGGCAGCAACATGATGATCTCCAATACGGCTGTCAGGGCTGCCAGCACGGTAGTCAAAACGGTCTCGGCAGGGGCGACCCTCAAGAAGCTGGAAGCCCATGGTGGCTGGGGGGAAGAGGGAAAGAACCTGTACACCGGCATCGATTACCGTTACCGAGTGCTGTACAATCCGACGTTTAGCTATATGTCCTTTATGGTGTTCGGCCTAGCAGGGACTGTCTTGCAGCAAGTCCTGTTCCTGGGAATCGCCATTTCCGTCACTCAGCAAAAAGAAGCGGGCACATGGCGTCAGACGATGGAAAACAACAGCTTTTGGGCCATAACGATCAGCAAGATCCTCCCTTATTTCTTGGCAGGAACGCTCAATATGTTCATTGGCTTTACGCTGCTCCTCAAGGTGTTCGAAATCCCTTATTACGGCAGCACCGTAAATCTCATGCTGGTGGCAAGCGCATTTAACCTTGCTGTTTTGTCAATCGGGTATGCCATCTCGTTTTTCTCCAAAGATCAGCTGCAGGCGACCCAGACAGCCATGCTCATCGCGGTCCCATCCTTCATGCTCTCGGGCTTTACCTGGCCGTTCATGTCCATGCCGGCAGCGGTGGCGGCGATCGGTAAATCTTTGCCGCTGACGTATTTTCTGCATGGTGTAAGGGAAATTTTAACCAAAGGACATGGCCTTTCAGCGGTAACTTCCGATCTGCTCGTATTAGGCTTCATGACGGTGCTGGGGCTGTTCGCGGCTTATGTTATTTTTATTTTACAGACAAGGAAAAAAATGGTAAAAACAAGTGAATCCGCTGCGGTTTAG
- a CDS encoding DUF3907 family protein produces MSATHLKQLCEETYTKLKKVSMEVERYLNQVTLNSLISQSGDPEEYESYYRSYLSDLRHLLVYCENAYDRLGVSLRRARFNEEFAEEVLYQVYHTCINNFYYPKGEVYDEDGRYSYTGQDAIIFRKKVTPELQQLTLALSKVFEQMRDDLQYYETDYITKKRMQKEQPQL; encoded by the coding sequence ATGTCAGCGACTCATTTGAAGCAATTGTGCGAAGAGACGTATACCAAGTTGAAAAAGGTAAGCATGGAAGTGGAACGCTACTTGAACCAGGTAACCTTGAACAGCCTAATTTCACAGTCCGGTGATCCGGAAGAGTACGAATCTTACTATCGCAGCTACCTATCAGACTTGCGCCATTTACTTGTCTACTGTGAAAATGCGTACGACAGGCTGGGGGTTTCCCTGCGCCGAGCACGATTTAATGAGGAGTTTGCCGAAGAAGTGTTGTATCAGGTATACCATACCTGCATTAATAACTTCTATTACCCCAAAGGCGAGGTCTACGACGAAGACGGGCGCTATTCCTATACCGGACAAGATGCGATCATCTTCCGCAAGAAGGTTACACCTGAGCTGCAGCAGTTAACGCTCGCTCTGTCCAAGGTATTTGAACAAATGCGTGACGATCTGCAATATTATGAGACGGATTACATTACGAAAAAACGGATGCAAAAGGAACAACCACAGCTGTAG
- a CDS encoding NAD(P)H-dependent oxidoreductase, producing MKACIVFAHEGNSSFCHEILARVTQSLDKQNIEYNLRDLYKMPFQPVFQADDMRLVEQGTASADILEEQELITDSELLIMIYPVWWWSQPAILKGYIDRVFTHGFAFRYEEKGPVGLLTNKQAIVFTTTRASAKEMATSGMDAVVEKQIVDGTLQMLGYRVAYHNFAAVPDVEDGALISMLKQVEERMLHIRQPVGV from the coding sequence ATGAAAGCTTGCATCGTGTTTGCCCATGAAGGAAACAGCAGCTTTTGTCATGAAATACTCGCACGTGTCACGCAATCACTGGATAAGCAAAACATCGAATACAACCTGCGCGATCTGTATAAGATGCCATTTCAGCCCGTCTTTCAGGCGGATGACATGCGTCTTGTCGAACAAGGGACTGCGTCTGCTGACATTCTGGAAGAACAGGAGCTGATCACAGACTCCGAGCTTCTCATCATGATCTATCCGGTGTGGTGGTGGTCCCAGCCTGCGATCCTGAAAGGGTATATCGATCGGGTTTTCACCCACGGATTCGCTTTTCGCTATGAAGAGAAAGGTCCGGTCGGGCTCTTGACCAACAAGCAGGCGATTGTTTTTACCACCACCCGTGCATCAGCAAAGGAAATGGCCACTTCCGGAATGGACGCCGTCGTTGAAAAGCAAATCGTCGATGGTACCCTGCAGATGCTTGGCTACCGCGTCGCCTACCACAACTTCGCTGCCGTTCCAGACGTGGAGGATGGCGCGCTCATCAGCATGCTGAAACAAGTGGAAGAGCGGATGCTGCACATCCGTCAGCCTGTTGGCGTCTAA
- a CDS encoding S8 family peptidase: MRLAPIVVAVALVGLVAIPYRMHQNAEQEMREPHPKVTSLTASIPRINYIEQVKDIRRDLEKKSHIQTLHHNPRDRSHYVEHEVVVRFHPRPDQKTIDKMVSSLDAKIKRDFGKFMIIKSRSLTTKQLMKKFAEHPDSVYAEPNFLLLPNRKPNDPYYTEYQWNLPLIGMEQSWDVSEGSSDVIVAVVDTGVDMNHPEFKGKLVEGYNVLDDSNKPQDDNGHGTHVSGIIAAKTNNKNGIAGMTWKSKLMPVKAIGADGSGSAVDIAQGIYWATDNGADVINLSVGNYTSSAALKEACKYAYDNNVVLVAASGNDASDQPSFPAAYDEVLSVAAVDHNKERADFSNFGDYVDVAAPGVDIPSTYISSDYASLSGTSMACPHVAALAALVRSVHPDMKSHDVMEIIRKSALDLGPPGHDQLYGYGMIDVSRTLKQLKTAPAKTEQPPQTIGGLLNKFLLRLRFGFE; this comes from the coding sequence TTGCGTTTGGCCCCGATTGTTGTTGCAGTCGCATTGGTCGGGCTGGTCGCAATTCCTTATCGCATGCATCAAAATGCAGAGCAGGAAATGCGCGAACCCCATCCCAAAGTCACCTCACTTACAGCAAGCATTCCTCGAATCAACTATATTGAACAGGTAAAGGACATTCGGCGGGATCTGGAAAAGAAGAGCCACATTCAGACGCTTCACCATAATCCCCGGGATCGGAGCCACTATGTTGAGCATGAGGTGGTTGTACGATTCCACCCGAGGCCCGATCAAAAGACGATCGACAAAATGGTCTCCTCCTTGGACGCCAAAATCAAGCGGGATTTTGGCAAATTCATGATTATCAAATCCCGCAGCCTGACGACGAAGCAGCTGATGAAAAAATTTGCGGAGCATCCTGATTCCGTCTATGCTGAACCCAACTTCCTCCTGCTGCCAAACCGCAAACCCAATGATCCGTACTACACGGAATATCAGTGGAATCTCCCCCTGATCGGTATGGAGCAGAGCTGGGATGTGAGCGAGGGCAGCAGCGATGTGATCGTAGCGGTCGTGGACACCGGGGTCGATATGAACCATCCGGAATTCAAAGGGAAGCTCGTCGAAGGCTACAACGTTCTCGATGACAGCAACAAGCCGCAGGATGACAACGGGCACGGCACTCATGTCTCGGGGATCATCGCGGCAAAGACGAACAATAAAAACGGCATCGCCGGAATGACCTGGAAGAGCAAGCTGATGCCTGTCAAAGCTATTGGGGCTGATGGCTCTGGCTCAGCCGTAGACATTGCTCAGGGCATTTACTGGGCAACCGATAACGGGGCTGATGTCATCAACCTCAGCGTAGGTAACTACACGTCTTCTGCCGCGCTCAAAGAAGCGTGCAAATACGCTTACGACAACAATGTAGTCTTGGTTGCCGCCTCCGGAAACGACGCATCGGATCAGCCCAGCTTTCCGGCTGCCTATGATGAGGTTCTCTCCGTCGCGGCAGTTGACCACAACAAGGAGCGAGCCGATTTCTCCAACTTCGGGGATTACGTCGATGTGGCAGCCCCCGGCGTGGATATCCCCAGCACGTACATTTCCAGCGACTATGCGTCATTGTCCGGCACGTCCATGGCTTGTCCCCATGTCGCGGCTCTCGCTGCGCTTGTCCGTTCCGTTCATCCCGATATGAAATCGCATGATGTAATGGAAATCATTCGAAAATCCGCGCTCGATCTCGGCCCTCCCGGACATGATCAGCTCTATGGCTACGGCATGATTGATGTCAGCCGAACACTGAAGCAACTAAAAACTGCGCCTGCAAAGACGGAGCAGCCGCCACAAACCATCGGTGGCCTGTTAAATAAATTTCTTCTGCGTTTGCGATTCGGATTTGAGTAA
- a CDS encoding trimeric intracellular cation channel family protein, translated as MSWEWFNIIGTVAFVISGAVIAMEEEYDLLGVVVLGMATAFGGGILRNILLGIPLTAFWNQGTLFTIALVSMFIVFVLPHKYIGYWNRWGMFFDAVGLSAFAIQGAMYATQMNYPLSATIVAAVLTGIGGGIIRDVLAGRKPLVFKEEIYAVWAMVAGLAVGMKWATSVPELYALFVAVIVCRMVSVYRGWKLPRRSLRQTAAPSPIRPLNNRM; from the coding sequence ATGTCTTGGGAATGGTTTAATATCATCGGAACAGTCGCATTCGTCATCAGTGGCGCTGTGATCGCGATGGAAGAGGAATACGATCTCCTCGGTGTCGTTGTGCTTGGAATGGCTACCGCATTCGGCGGGGGAATCTTGCGTAATATCTTGCTGGGAATTCCGCTCACGGCGTTTTGGAATCAGGGAACACTATTTACCATTGCACTCGTCTCGATGTTCATTGTCTTTGTTCTCCCCCACAAATATATCGGCTATTGGAATCGCTGGGGCATGTTTTTCGACGCTGTGGGATTGTCTGCCTTCGCGATTCAGGGTGCCATGTACGCCACTCAAATGAACTACCCGCTCAGTGCCACGATTGTAGCGGCTGTACTGACGGGGATCGGCGGCGGTATCATCCGTGATGTTCTGGCGGGTCGCAAGCCTCTCGTGTTCAAAGAGGAGATCTACGCGGTCTGGGCAATGGTCGCTGGACTTGCTGTCGGCATGAAATGGGCGACCTCCGTGCCTGAGCTTTATGCCTTGTTCGTCGCGGTTATTGTCTGCCGGATGGTCTCTGTCTATCGTGGCTGGAAGCTTCCACGCCGCTCTCTGCGGCAGACTGCAGCCCCTTCGCCTATTCGTCCGTTAAATAATCGAATGTAA
- a CDS encoding Cof-type HAD-IIB family hydrolase yields MAYKIVFFDIDGTLLNTRHVIPAATVEAVQRLKQNGVQIAIATGRSPYHLSPIAQELGIDTFVSFNGSYVVSKGNVIHHTPFEMATLAKLESMADGNQHPMVFLSADSCYANVEDHPHVIESFDSLRLPAPLHRHRYWEEAPIYQAFLYCNAQEQDPYVGRFHEVSYVRWHEHVLDVLPEGGSKARGIEAALRHFGFSPDEAVAFGDGLNDKEMLSYVGMGVAMGNAHEELKPLANRITRHVDDDGIHHGLLQLGLI; encoded by the coding sequence ATGGCGTACAAAATTGTCTTTTTTGACATCGATGGAACCCTGCTGAATACCAGGCACGTCATTCCTGCCGCAACAGTAGAAGCCGTCCAGCGTTTGAAGCAAAACGGCGTACAAATCGCGATCGCTACCGGACGTTCCCCTTACCATCTGTCCCCTATCGCCCAAGAGCTCGGCATCGATACCTTTGTCAGCTTCAACGGCTCCTACGTGGTGAGCAAGGGAAACGTCATTCACCATACGCCCTTTGAAATGGCGACATTGGCGAAATTGGAGAGCATGGCGGATGGTAATCAGCATCCGATGGTATTCCTTAGCGCAGACAGCTGCTACGCGAATGTCGAGGACCATCCGCACGTGATCGAATCGTTTGACTCTTTGCGCTTGCCGGCACCTTTGCACCGTCATCGCTATTGGGAGGAAGCCCCCATTTACCAAGCCTTCCTCTATTGCAATGCACAGGAGCAAGATCCGTACGTCGGACGCTTTCATGAAGTCTCTTACGTTCGTTGGCACGAGCACGTGCTGGACGTATTGCCGGAGGGCGGATCCAAAGCCCGCGGCATCGAGGCGGCTCTGCGTCATTTCGGGTTCAGCCCCGACGAAGCAGTCGCTTTTGGAGACGGCCTGAATGACAAGGAAATGCTTTCGTACGTCGGGATGGGAGTGGCAATGGGGAATGCGCATGAAGAGCTGAAGCCGCTGGCGAACCGCATCACCCGTCATGTTGATGATGACGGCATACATCATGGTTTATTACAACTTGGTCTGATCTAG